Proteins from one Streptococcus mitis B6 genomic window:
- a CDS encoding NAD(P)H-dependent oxidoreductase, whose amino-acid sequence MKFVGLVGSNYDQSYNRKLLEFIRRHFKLKFELEVLEIDEVPMFNQDEKWDESFQLRLLYNRITRADGVIIATPEHNHTISASLKSVLEWLSYEVHPFENKPVMIVGASYYDQGTSRAQVHLRKILDAPGVNAYTLPGNEFLLGKAKEAFDVDGNITNDGTVKFLETCLDNFVKYVGVVSKLKKPKPIEPEDLDCGRPIATTITEVDPDDPEWVEKVAEITGAVSGDTYVKLDHGILTVNQIDMFLKAMPFELTFADDNNQFLYYNNVHQDPNTMFAKRVPSQSGNRLSTVHNSLPGGRMKNVEWVVGVLRNGDQEYVRTIVPGSPAGVINTHNYQAMYYPDGSYAGINEIVFNFQPWLDWYLNTTGQRLVGGNAAAPAGGHGHGDADATSGASDAGEAGGHGGGADATSGASN is encoded by the coding sequence ATGAAATTTGTTGGACTTGTAGGATCAAACTACGATCAATCATATAACCGTAAACTCTTGGAATTCATCCGTCGTCACTTCAAACTCAAATTTGAATTAGAAGTCCTTGAAATTGACGAAGTTCCAATGTTTAACCAGGACGAAAAATGGGACGAAAGCTTCCAATTGCGTCTCTTGTATAACAGAATTACGCGTGCTGATGGTGTCATTATTGCTACTCCTGAGCACAACCACACAATCTCAGCTTCTCTTAAATCAGTTCTTGAATGGCTTTCATACGAGGTTCATCCATTTGAAAACAAACCAGTTATGATTGTGGGAGCTTCTTACTATGATCAAGGTACTTCTCGTGCCCAAGTTCACCTTCGTAAGATTCTTGACGCTCCAGGTGTCAATGCCTATACACTTCCTGGAAACGAATTCCTTCTTGGTAAAGCTAAGGAAGCCTTTGATGTTGATGGGAATATTACAAATGACGGAACAGTTAAATTCCTCGAAACTTGCTTGGATAATTTTGTAAAATATGTAGGAGTTGTTTCAAAATTGAAAAAACCAAAACCAATTGAACCAGAAGATTTGGATTGTGGCAGACCAATTGCTACCACAATCACAGAAGTTGATCCCGATGATCCAGAATGGGTTGAAAAAGTTGCTGAAATTACTGGTGCGGTTTCAGGTGATACCTATGTCAAACTAGATCATGGTATCTTAACTGTTAACCAAATCGATATGTTCTTGAAAGCAATGCCATTTGAGTTGACATTTGCAGATGATAACAACCAATTCTTATACTACAATAATGTTCACCAAGATCCAAACACCATGTTTGCTAAACGTGTACCATCTCAATCTGGTAACCGTCTCTCAACTGTCCATAACTCACTTCCCGGTGGACGTATGAAAAATGTTGAATGGGTTGTCGGTGTACTGCGTAATGGTGATCAAGAATATGTTCGTACAATCGTTCCTGGATCTCCTGCAGGGGTTATCAATACTCACAACTATCAAGCTATGTACTATCCTGATGGATCATACGCTGGTATCAATGAAATAGTCTTCAACTTCCAACCATGGCTTGATTGGTACCTCAATACAACTGGTCAACGTCTAGTTGGTGGAAATGCTGCAGCTCCTGCTGGCGGACATGGTCACGGTGATGCAGATGCTACATCTGGAGCTTCTGATGCAGGTGAGGCTGGAGGCCACGGTGGTGGTGCAGACGCTACATCTGGAGCAAGCAACTAA
- a CDS encoding DUF896 family protein, with protein MDPKKIARINELAKKKKAEGLTPEEKVEQAKLREEYIEGYRRAVRHHIEGIKIVDEEGNDVTPEKLRQVQREKGLHGRSLDDPNS; from the coding sequence ATGGATCCGAAAAAAATTGCTCGTATCAATGAGCTAGCTAAAAAGAAAAAAGCAGAAGGCTTGACACCGGAAGAGAAAGTGGAACAAGCCAAACTACGTGAGGAGTACATCGAAGGTTATCGTCGCGCTGTTCGTCACCACATTGAAGGAATCAAAATTGTTGACGAAGAAGGAAACGATGTTACACCAGAAAAATTACGCCAAGTACAACGTGAAAAAGGGTTACATGGCCGTAGTCTCGATGATCCAAATTCATAA
- the glyS gene encoding glycine--tRNA ligase subunit beta, which translates to MTKNLLVELGLEELPAYVVTPSEKQLGEKMAAFLKENRLSFEAIQTFSTPRRLAVRVTGLADKQSDLTEDFKGPAKKIALDSDGNFTKAAQGFVRGKGLTVEDIEFREIKGEEYVYVTKEEIGQAVEAIVPGVVDVLKSLTFPVSMHWAGNSFEYIRPVHTLTVLLDEEEFDLDFLDIKGGRVSRGHRFLGKETKIQSALSYEEDLRSQFVIADPREREQMIVDQIKEIEAKHGVRIEIDADLLNEVLNLVEYPTAFMGSFDAKYLEVPEEVLVTSMKEHQRYFVVRDQDGKLLPNFISVRNGNAEYLENVIKGNEKVLVARLEDGEFFWREDQKLVISDLVEKLNNVTFHEKIGSLREHMIRTGQIAILLAEKAGLSADETIDLARAAAIYKFDLLTGMVGEFDELQGIMGEKYALLAGETPAVAAAIREHYMPTSAEGELPESKVGAVLAIADKLDTILSFFSVGLIPSGSNDPYALRRATQGVVRILDAFGWHIAMDELIDSLYALTFDSLTYENKTEVMDFIKARVDKMMGSTPKDIKEAVLAGSNFVVAEMLEAASALVEASKEEDFKPSVESLSRAFNLAEKAEGVATVDSSLFENDQEKALAEVVESLVLSGTANQQLNHLFALSPVIDAFFENTMVMAEDEAVRQNRLAILSHLTQKAAKLARFNQINTK; encoded by the coding sequence ATGACAAAAAACTTATTAGTAGAACTCGGTCTTGAAGAATTACCAGCCTATGTTGTTACGCCAAGTGAAAAACAACTAGGCGAAAAAATGGCCGCCTTCCTCAAGGAAAACCGCCTGTCTTTTGAAGCCATTCAAACCTTCTCAACACCACGTCGTTTGGCTGTTCGTGTAACTGGTCTTGCAGACAAACAGTCTGATTTGACAGAAGATTTCAAGGGGCCAGCAAAGAAAATTGCATTGGATAGTGATGGAAACTTCACCAAAGCTGCTCAAGGATTTGTCCGTGGCAAAGGTTTGACGGTTGAAGATATCGAATTCCGTGAAATCAAGGGTGAAGAATATGTCTATGTCACTAAGGAAGAAATTGGTCAAGCAGTTGAAGCCATTGTTCCAGGTGTTGTGGATGTCTTGAAGTCACTGACTTTCCCTGTCAGCATGCACTGGGCTGGAAATAGCTTTGAATACATTCGTCCTGTTCACACTTTAACTGTTCTTTTAGATGAAGAAGAGTTTGATTTGGATTTCCTTGATATCAAGGGAGGTCGTGTGAGCCGTGGTCATCGTTTCTTGGGGAAAGAAACCAAAATTCAGTCAGCCTTGAGCTATGAAGAAGACCTTCGTTCACAGTTTGTAATCGCAGATCCACGTGAACGTGAGCAAATGATTGTTGACCAAATCAAGGAAATTGAGGCAAAACATGGTGTACGTATTGAAATTGATGCGGATTTGCTTAATGAAGTCTTGAACTTGGTTGAATACCCAACTGCCTTTATGGGAAGTTTTGATGCCAAATACCTTGAAGTACCGGAAGAAGTTTTGGTGACTTCAATGAAGGAACACCAACGTTACTTTGTTGTTCGTGATCAAGACGGTAAACTCTTGCCAAACTTCATTTCTGTTCGTAACGGAAACGCAGAGTATTTGGAAAATGTTATCAAAGGAAATGAAAAAGTCTTGGTAGCCCGTTTGGAAGACGGAGAATTCTTCTGGCGTGAAGACCAAAAATTGGTTATTTCTGACCTTGTTGAAAAATTAAACAATGTCACCTTCCATGAGAAGATTGGTTCCCTTCGTGAACACATGATTCGTACGGGTCAGATTGCTATTCTCCTGGCAGAAAAAGCTGGTTTGTCAGCTGATGAAACGATTGACCTAGCCCGTGCAGCTGCTATTTACAAGTTTGACTTGTTGACAGGTATGGTTGGTGAGTTTGATGAACTACAAGGAATTATGGGTGAAAAATATGCCCTTCTTGCTGGGGAAACTCCAGCAGTTGCAGCTGCTATTCGTGAACACTACATGCCTACATCAGCCGAAGGCGAACTTCCAGAGAGCAAGGTTGGCGCAGTTCTAGCTATTGCAGACAAATTGGATACGATTTTGAGTTTCTTCTCAGTAGGTTTGATTCCATCAGGTTCTAATGACCCTTATGCCCTTCGTCGTGCAACCCAAGGTGTAGTTCGTATCTTGGATGCCTTTGGTTGGCACATTGCTATGGATGAGCTGATTGATAGCCTTTATGCTTTGACATTTGACAGCTTGACTTATGAAAATAAGACAGAGGTTATGGACTTTATCAAGGCTCGTGTTGATAAGATGATGGGCTCAACTCCAAAAGATATCAAGGAAGCGGTACTTGCAGGTTCAAACTTTGTTGTGGCGGAAATGTTGGAAGCAGCAAGTGCTCTCGTAGAAGCAAGCAAGGAAGAAGACTTCAAACCATCTGTTGAATCACTTTCTCGTGCCTTTAACTTGGCTGAGAAGGCAGAAGGAGTTGCTACAGTTGATTCGTCACTATTTGAAAATGACCAAGAGAAAGCTTTGGCAGAAGTTGTAGAGTCACTTGTTTTATCAGGTACTGCAAATCAACAATTGAACCACCTCTTTGCTCTTAGCCCAGTCATTGATGCCTTCTTTGAGAATACTATGGTTATGGCTGAAGACGAGGCAGTCCGTCAAAATCGTTTGGCAATCTTGTCTCATTTAACTCAAAAAGCAGCTAAGCTTGCTCGTTTTAACCAAATTAATACTAAATAA
- the glyQ gene encoding glycine--tRNA ligase subunit alpha — MSKKLTFQEIILTLQQFWNDQGCMLMQAYDNEKGAGTMSPYTFLRAIGPEPWNAAYVEPSRRPADGRYGENPNRLYQHHQFQVVMKPSPSNIQELYLKSLEKLGINPLEHDIRFVEDNWENPSTGSAGLGWEVWLDGMEITQFTYFQQVGGLATGPVTAEVTYGLERLASYIQEVDSVYDIEWADGVKYGEIFIQPEYEHSKYSFEISDQEMLLENFDKFEKEAGRALEEGLVHPAYDYVLKCSHTFNLLDARGAVSVTERAGYIARIRNLARVVAKTFVAERKRLGYPLLDEETRAKLLAEDAE, encoded by the coding sequence ATGTCTAAAAAATTGACTTTCCAGGAAATCATCCTTACCTTGCAACAATTTTGGAATGACCAAGGTTGTATGCTTATGCAGGCTTATGACAATGAAAAAGGTGCGGGAACCATGAGTCCTTACACTTTTCTTCGTGCTATCGGACCTGAGCCATGGAATGCAGCGTATGTAGAGCCATCACGTCGTCCAGCTGACGGTCGTTACGGAGAAAATCCTAACCGTCTCTACCAACACCACCAATTCCAGGTTGTCATGAAGCCATCTCCATCAAACATCCAAGAACTTTACCTTAAGTCTTTGGAAAAATTGGGTATCAATCCTTTGGAACATGATATTCGTTTTGTTGAGGACAACTGGGAAAATCCATCAACTGGTTCAGCTGGTCTTGGTTGGGAAGTTTGGCTTGACGGTATGGAAATCACTCAGTTCACTTATTTCCAACAAGTTGGTGGATTGGCAACTGGCCCTGTGACTGCGGAAGTTACCTATGGTTTGGAGCGTTTGGCTTCTTACATCCAAGAAGTAGACTCTGTTTACGATATTGAGTGGGCTGATGGTGTAAAATACGGAGAAATCTTTATTCAGCCTGAGTACGAGCATTCAAAATATTCATTTGAAATTTCAGACCAAGAGATGTTGCTTGAAAACTTTGATAAGTTTGAAAAAGAAGCTGGTCGTGCCTTGGAAGAAGGCTTGGTACACCCTGCCTATGACTATGTTCTCAAATGTTCACACACCTTTAACCTGCTTGATGCGCGTGGTGCCGTATCTGTAACAGAGCGTGCAGGCTATATCGCTCGTATTCGTAACCTAGCCCGTGTCGTAGCCAAAACCTTTGTCGCAGAGCGCAAACGCCTAGGCTACCCACTTTTGGATGAAGAAACCCGAGCTAAACTCTTAGCAGAAGACGCGGAATAA
- a CDS encoding S8 family serine peptidase: MGDCKDFCHKKYQVATIFLLTVFAFGFAFAQVSADEGKFEASNQVTHAVMTNKLDDSNKLAPPVTADKNALNSSSKEKTEVTESLKQDDSIEYRDNKSDKAVTTQKETTAIKSEEKKEESAVKSNSSSESLQSQSLSQGGHKEKPNSISSNEIITVPKTWEAGHKGQGTVVAVIDSGLDLNHEVLRISDPSKAKFKNQDDIEKAKKAAGIDYGKWYSDKVVYAYDYFDGTDNIKEAEKESHGMHVTGIVAGNPVNKAPNSEKVYGVAPEAQIMFMRVFSDRDKTTASALYVKAIDDAVALGADVINMSLGAGAGSTVDAGSDIIDAVKRARAKGVSVVIAAGNSNTFGRGFSQPLAANPDYGLVGNPSTVEDSISVASINNKILTTEVFEVKGLENDATLDYGKFDFNRPETEKDFEKGKEYEYVAAGIGREEDFANIDVRGKLALIQRGKINFSDKIKNALQHGAAGVLIYNNVEGANVSMSVTGDAKKIPSVFISKHYGEILKSGQYKIVFNHKMDNRKSDVADQLSDFSSWGVTTDGQLKPDVTAPGGNIYSSFNDNSYGSISGTSMAAPHVAGVAALVKEYLAKKHPELSASQISEIVKALIMSTAKPHFNKQTGAYTSPRQQGAGVVDTMAATSTDLFVTGANKYPSVTLGNVGDKFTFEVTIHNISDKDQTLKMIVNTNTDEVEEGKFTLRPRKLTETVWPEVTVKAHSTKTVTVSVDTSKFTEELSKIMPNGYFLEGFVRFVNPADDGSVIGLPFMGFKGEFQNLPAIEKPIYQLIKEGNSGFYSEIDKDNPGISPSDDATYLTSSENDVNVLKAERQGNRVTVLGVKQDAEGKYHLQLDEKGNIRLAISPNEDGNKDSVQFKTLVYRNLVNLRATVYDSSDTTHSHPIWQSRPTDLVKNYFDGDTRNPRSYIVDKTAWGGQDSNGNRVSDGIYDYVISYKPDVPGAEEQYTTFKIQIDTQKPLITSGYIRSQEDQEQFIARKPQDVGNGGILLEKVFYIRPSENREATDSEIEQYQIIKQNEDGSYTLPKNVDKSKIFYYVEDFAGNVDFISLKDLVGEENSGRVKIAILNNKTKDEIDTTYVYRIKNSEGQYVTVDKSKDINFLKFGHYVAEIFSYDRTELKFVSALSKEFDLTKENSFQTITFLANKMKYASITVGFNQAVPGTTTITLVGEDGQSQVLPAETYGKHSYGKKVVTGEYKVLVNLSNGYELLDNLQPFKVLFGKNNVLSLSVVSKLALIAALNKQMEVVKTPRYYNTKQKLKEIFDQSVKDAQLALGSKLNQDKIDQIVKALESAMQTLDGKESDITSLKNAIKAYAETVKKGKYINSDQERKGQYDREFKLLALLITKDLITQDEIDRLLTAFLKAQDQLNGKETDFMSLKNVIVDEVKFQDKDPRFLTASKEEKDAYNLIFNKAKLLLENAEASQEEINAVINALKETAVKLKANKVEIPTKPVAPVKPVDPTKAVAPVKPVIPAKPVVTIKPVTPTKPVVTIKPVTPTKPVASIKPVTPAKPVVTVKPVTPAKPVVTIKPVTPTKPVVTVKPVTPAKPVVVIKPVTPTKPVVTIKPVIPAKPVVTLNPVIPTKPVSQVQPVKLVSHNRQVSTIKSSISNDKIEKATSIVIHHSNIEAKHENKTLAGSGQQVLLATVNKEGKQLPATGENNMISIILSISGISLLLSVIGLATFSKSE, from the coding sequence ATGGGAGATTGCAAAGATTTTTGTCATAAAAAGTACCAAGTAGCAACGATTTTTCTGCTAACGGTCTTTGCATTCGGATTTGCTTTCGCACAGGTTAGTGCCGATGAGGGAAAATTTGAAGCATCCAATCAAGTTACACATGCTGTAATGACTAATAAATTAGATGATTCAAATAAGCTCGCACCGCCAGTCACGGCTGACAAGAATGCTCTAAATTCTTCTTCGAAGGAAAAAACAGAAGTGACAGAGTCATTAAAACAAGATGATTCTATAGAGTATAGAGATAATAAGTCAGACAAAGCCGTAACCACACAGAAAGAAACGACTGCTATAAAAAGTGAAGAGAAGAAGGAAGAATCAGCAGTGAAAAGTAATTCTTCTTCAGAAAGCTTACAATCACAGTCGTTATCTCAAGGTGGACATAAAGAAAAGCCAAACAGTATCTCCAGTAATGAAATTATTACTGTCCCTAAAACCTGGGAAGCAGGACATAAAGGACAAGGAACTGTAGTCGCTGTTATAGATTCAGGGCTTGATTTGAATCATGAGGTTTTGCGTATTTCTGATCCGTCAAAGGCGAAATTTAAAAATCAGGATGATATCGAAAAAGCTAAAAAGGCTGCTGGTATTGACTATGGGAAATGGTACAGTGATAAAGTAGTATATGCTTATGATTACTTTGATGGAACTGATAATATAAAAGAAGCTGAAAAAGAGTCTCATGGAATGCATGTTACTGGGATTGTAGCTGGAAATCCTGTTAATAAAGCCCCGAATTCTGAGAAGGTTTATGGGGTGGCGCCAGAAGCTCAAATTATGTTTATGAGAGTTTTTTCAGACAGAGATAAAACTACAGCATCTGCCCTCTATGTAAAAGCTATTGATGATGCAGTTGCACTAGGTGCAGATGTGATCAATATGAGTTTGGGTGCAGGTGCGGGTTCAACGGTAGATGCAGGTTCAGATATCATTGATGCAGTAAAAAGAGCACGCGCTAAAGGAGTATCTGTTGTTATTGCTGCAGGTAATAGTAATACTTTCGGTAGAGGTTTTTCACAACCATTGGCAGCAAATCCTGATTATGGTCTCGTAGGAAATCCTTCTACAGTAGAAGATTCAATTTCTGTTGCTTCGATTAATAATAAAATTCTAACTACTGAAGTCTTTGAAGTAAAAGGTTTAGAAAATGACGCTACCCTTGATTATGGTAAGTTTGATTTTAATAGACCTGAAACAGAAAAAGATTTTGAAAAAGGGAAAGAATACGAATATGTAGCAGCAGGTATTGGTCGTGAAGAAGATTTTGCTAATATTGATGTAAGAGGCAAGTTAGCACTGATTCAACGTGGTAAAATTAATTTTTCTGATAAGATTAAAAATGCTCTTCAACACGGTGCAGCTGGAGTTTTAATTTATAACAACGTTGAAGGTGCAAATGTTAGTATGTCTGTTACAGGTGATGCTAAGAAAATCCCATCTGTCTTTATTTCAAAACATTATGGTGAAATTCTTAAGTCTGGTCAGTATAAAATTGTCTTTAATCACAAGATGGATAATCGTAAATCAGACGTTGCAGACCAATTATCAGATTTTTCAAGTTGGGGAGTTACAACTGATGGACAATTGAAACCAGATGTTACTGCACCTGGTGGAAATATCTATTCATCATTTAACGACAATAGCTATGGAAGTATCAGTGGAACAAGTATGGCGGCTCCTCATGTAGCTGGTGTCGCAGCATTAGTCAAAGAATATTTAGCGAAAAAACATCCTGAATTATCAGCTAGTCAAATTTCAGAGATTGTAAAAGCTTTAATTATGTCTACTGCAAAACCACATTTTAATAAACAAACTGGAGCCTATACTTCTCCACGTCAGCAAGGTGCTGGCGTAGTTGACACGATGGCGGCAACAAGCACAGATTTATTTGTAACAGGTGCAAATAAATATCCAAGTGTTACTCTTGGCAATGTTGGTGATAAATTTACCTTTGAAGTTACAATTCATAATATTTCAGATAAAGACCAAACATTGAAGATGATTGTAAATACAAATACGGACGAAGTTGAAGAAGGGAAATTCACTCTCCGTCCACGAAAATTAACTGAAACAGTCTGGCCTGAAGTAACTGTGAAAGCTCATAGTACGAAGACGGTAACAGTTAGTGTAGATACAAGTAAGTTTACTGAAGAACTTAGCAAAATAATGCCAAATGGATATTTTCTAGAAGGATTTGTTAGATTTGTCAATCCTGCAGATGATGGTTCTGTTATTGGTTTACCATTTATGGGATTTAAGGGAGAATTCCAAAATCTACCTGCAATTGAAAAACCAATTTATCAATTGATTAAGGAAGGAAACAGTGGATTTTACTCTGAAATTGATAAAGATAATCCAGGAATTTCACCTTCAGACGATGCAACTTATTTAACAAGTTCTGAAAATGATGTAAATGTTTTAAAAGCAGAGCGTCAAGGAAATCGAGTGACTGTACTCGGAGTGAAACAAGATGCTGAAGGAAAATACCATCTTCAATTAGATGAAAAAGGGAACATCCGCCTTGCTATCTCGCCAAATGAGGATGGTAATAAAGATTCTGTTCAATTTAAAACTCTTGTCTATAGAAACTTGGTAAATCTTCGTGCGACTGTTTATGATTCTTCGGATACAACACACAGTCATCCTATTTGGCAAAGTCGTCCAACAGACCTTGTAAAAAATTATTTTGATGGTGATACTAGAAATCCAAGAAGTTACATTGTAGATAAAACAGCTTGGGGAGGACAGGATTCTAATGGAAATCGAGTCTCTGATGGAATTTATGACTATGTTATTAGTTATAAGCCAGATGTCCCTGGAGCTGAGGAACAATATACAACATTTAAAATTCAAATCGATACACAAAAACCTCTGATTACTTCGGGATATATTCGTTCTCAAGAAGATCAAGAACAATTTATAGCTCGCAAACCTCAGGATGTAGGAAATGGTGGAATTCTTCTAGAAAAAGTCTTTTATATTCGTCCTTCTGAAAATAGAGAGGCGACAGATTCAGAAATCGAACAGTATCAAATTATCAAACAAAATGAAGATGGTAGTTATACACTTCCTAAGAACGTTGATAAATCGAAAATCTTCTATTATGTAGAAGACTTTGCGGGAAATGTAGATTTTATATCTCTCAAAGATCTTGTAGGTGAAGAAAATAGTGGTCGTGTAAAAATTGCTATACTAAACAATAAAACCAAGGATGAGATTGATACAACTTATGTTTATCGCATTAAAAATAGCGAAGGTCAATATGTAACCGTTGATAAGTCAAAAGATATTAATTTCTTGAAATTTGGGCATTATGTTGCAGAAATTTTTAGCTATGACCGTACAGAGTTGAAATTTGTGAGTGCTCTATCTAAGGAATTTGATTTAACGAAAGAAAATAGTTTTCAAACTATTACCTTCTTGGCTAACAAAATGAAATATGCCTCAATAACGGTTGGCTTTAATCAAGCTGTTCCTGGAACTACAACGATTACTTTAGTAGGTGAAGACGGTCAGAGTCAAGTCTTGCCAGCTGAAACATATGGTAAACATTCTTATGGTAAGAAAGTGGTTACTGGTGAATATAAAGTTCTTGTAAATCTATCCAACGGTTATGAATTACTCGATAATCTTCAACCATTTAAAGTTTTGTTTGGTAAAAATAATGTTTTGTCACTTTCAGTTGTTTCTAAGTTAGCTTTGATTGCAGCTTTAAATAAACAAATGGAAGTAGTTAAAACTCCGAGATATTATAATACAAAACAGAAGTTGAAAGAGATTTTTGATCAAAGTGTCAAAGATGCGCAACTAGCATTGGGAAGTAAACTTAACCAAGATAAAATTGACCAAATTGTTAAGGCTTTAGAGTCTGCTATGCAAACATTGGATGGTAAGGAATCTGATATCACATCATTGAAGAATGCTATTAAAGCATATGCTGAGACAGTTAAAAAAGGTAAATATATAAATTCTGATCAAGAACGCAAAGGTCAATATGATCGTGAATTTAAACTCTTGGCATTATTAATTACAAAAGATTTGATAACTCAAGATGAAATCGACCGTCTATTGACCGCTTTCTTGAAAGCACAAGACCAGCTGAATGGGAAAGAAACAGATTTCATGAGCCTAAAAAATGTTATCGTGGATGAAGTGAAGTTCCAAGACAAAGATCCAAGATTTTTGACAGCTAGCAAAGAGGAGAAAGATGCATATAATCTTATTTTCAACAAAGCTAAGCTACTTTTGGAAAATGCAGAAGCTAGTCAAGAAGAAATTAATGCAGTAATCAATGCTCTAAAAGAGACGGCTGTAAAACTTAAGGCTAATAAAGTAGAGATTCCAACCAAACCAGTTGCACCAGTTAAGCCGGTTGATCCAACTAAAGCAGTTGCACCAGTTAAGCCAGTTATTCCAGCTAAACCAGTTGTAACGATTAAACCAGTTACTCCAACTAAACCAGTTGTAACGATTAAGCCAGTTACTCCAACTAAACCAGTTGCATCGATCAAGCCAGTTACTCCAGCTAAACCAGTTGTAACGGTTAAGCCAGTTACTCCAGCTAAACCAGTTGTAACGATTAAGCCAGTTACTCCAACTAAACCAGTTGTAACGGTTAAGCCAGTTACTCCAGCTAAACCAGTTGTAGTGATCAAGCCAGTTACTCCAACTAAACCAGTTGTAACGATCAAGCCAGTTATTCCAGCTAAACCAGTTGTAACGCTTAATCCAGTTATTCCAACCAAACCAGTTTCTCAAGTGCAACCTGTTAAATTAGTAAGTCACAATAGACAAGTCTCAACTATTAAGTCTTCAATTAGCAATGATAAAATTGAGAAAGCTACATCAATTGTAATACATCATTCCAATATAGAAGCTAAGCATGAGAATAAAACACTAGCTGGAAGTGGTCAACAAGTGCTTTTAGCTACAGTCAACAAAGAAGGAAAACAATTACCAGCTACTGGTGAGAATAACATGATTTCTATTATTCTAAGTATTTCAGGAATTTCTCTCTTGTTGTCAGTTATTGGACTTGCAACATTTTCAAAAAGTGAGTAG
- the pgdA gene encoding peptidoglycan-N-acetylglucosamine deacetylase PgdA: MDKSRANRVEHDKKRIGLIALVAIFSVSICVLGSMIGYKVYTKQSFEQKIESLKKEKDDQLSEGNQKDHFRKGQAEVITYYPLQGEQVISSIKGIMTQDIKDNLEDKENLVFYYTEKQDSTLKGIVNRTVMKQVYDLTSSKVEETEKTSLAKVHLTEDGKPFTLDQLFSDPSKAKEQLLKEITFFLQDKKLEQEKVDQVVKGFSDQDLSAWNFDYKDSQIILYPSQAVENLDEIALPVSSFFDLIQSSYLLDKDAELYKAYYEKKNRKVVALTFDDGPNPTTTIQALDTLSKYGVKATFFVLGKNVSGNEEILKRMKADGHVIGNHSWSHPVLSKLSLDEAKKQITDTEDALTKVLGSSSKLMRPPYGAITDDIRNSLDLSFIMWDVDSLDWKSKNEASILTEIQRQVRNGSIILMHDIHAETVNALPKIIDYLKEQGYHFVTVPEMLNSRLKAHELFYDRDQ, translated from the coding sequence ATGGATAAAAGTAGAGCAAATCGTGTTGAGCACGATAAAAAGAGAATCGGTTTAATAGCCCTAGTAGCTATCTTTTCAGTTAGCATTTGTGTCCTTGGATCGATGATTGGTTACAAAGTCTATACAAAGCAAAGTTTTGAGCAAAAGATTGAATCGCTCAAAAAAGAGAAAGATGATCAATTGAGTGAGGGGAATCAGAAGGATCATTTTCGTAAAGGACAAGCCGAAGTGATTACCTATTATCCTCTCCAAGGGGAGCAAGTAATTTCGTCTATAAAGGGAATCATGACACAGGATATTAAAGACAATCTAGAGGATAAGGAAAATCTGGTTTTTTATTATACGGAGAAACAGGATTCGACTTTAAAAGGGATTGTCAACCGAACTGTGATGAAACAAGTCTATGATTTAACTTCGTCAAAAGTTGAAGAGACTGAAAAAACTAGTCTGGCGAAAGTACATTTGACAGAAGATGGTAAACCTTTTACACTTGATCAATTATTTTCAGATCCGAGTAAGGCCAAAGAGCAGCTGTTAAAAGAAATTACCTTTTTCTTACAGGATAAGAAATTGGAGCAAGAAAAGGTCGATCAAGTTGTTAAAGGCTTCTCTGACCAAGACTTGTCTGCATGGAATTTTGATTATAAGGATAGTCAAATTATCCTTTATCCAAGTCAGGCAGTTGAAAATTTGGATGAGATTGCCTTGCCAGTATCTAGTTTCTTTGATCTTATTCAGTCCTCATATTTGCTAGATAAGGATGCGGAACTTTATAAGGCTTATTATGAAAAGAAAAATCGTAAAGTAGTAGCCTTGACTTTTGATGATGGACCAAATCCTACAACGACAATTCAAGCATTAGATACTCTCTCTAAATATGGAGTTAAGGCTACTTTCTTTGTTTTAGGTAAGAATGTTTCTGGCAATGAAGAGATTTTGAAACGCATGAAAGCAGATGGCCATGTCATTGGAAACCATAGTTGGAGCCATCCAGTGCTTTCAAAACTTTCGCTTGATGAAGCTAAAAAACAGATTACTGATACTGAAGATGCGCTAACTAAAGTGTTGGGGTCTAGCTCCAAACTTATGCGCCCCCCTTATGGAGCCATTACAGACGACATTCGCAATAGCCTCGATTTGAGCTTTATTATGTGGGATGTCGATAGTCTGGACTGGAAGAGTAAAAATGAAGCATCTATTTTGACAGAGATTCAACGTCAAGTTCGTAATGGTTCGATTATCTTAATGCATGATATCCATGCTGAAACAGTGAATGCTTTACCAAAGATTATAGATTATCTAAAAGAGCAAGGATATCACTTTGTCACAGTTCCTGAAATGCTTAATTCACGATTAAAAGCACATGAACTATTCTATGACCGTGATCAGTAA